One window from the genome of Cucumis melo cultivar AY chromosome 10, USDA_Cmelo_AY_1.0, whole genome shotgun sequence encodes:
- the LOC103489088 gene encoding alpha-amylase 3, chloroplastic isoform X1, which produces MSSIALDPLLYHCAKAKHRFHHRPRFNMLKPCSFTYCPNKLLCHGRKTFVHYNSYRLPTFKATTTNAPTFQSTDVLFKETFPLKRNEKLEGRISVKLAQGKDHNKWELTVGCNLAGKWILHWGVSLIDDSGSEWDQPPKEMIPPGSITIKDYAIETPLKKSSSSSSGDVVHEVKIDLAPDKTIAAINFVLKDEETGIWYQHKGRDFKVPLLDYCGEDGNIVGAKKGLGLWPGRSGALGQLSNLLVKTETNSKDQGSSSESGDTKEDKKSLEGFYEELPIVKEVAVDNSISVSVKKCPETTKYLLYLESDLPGDVVVHWGACRDDTRKWEIPAAPHPPETTVFKNKALRTLLQPKEGGKGCSGVFTIEEDFGGFLFVLKQNENSWLNYKGDDFYIPLSSSGNLPDQQRKSKLKDSGASKKSGEESEGVSVTAYTDGIIKEIRNLVTDISSQKTKKKKTKEAQENILQEIEKLAAEAYSIFRSSAPTFTEEIIEMPKPVEPPVRISSGTGSGFEILCQGFNWESHKSGRWYMELKEKAAELSSLGFTVLWLPPPTESVSPEGYMPKDLYNLNSRYGNIDELKDVVKTFHDVGIKVLGDAVLNHRCAHFKNQNGIWNIFGGRLNWDDRAVVSDDPHFQGRGNKSSGDNFHAAPNIDHSQDFVRNDIKEWLCWLRKEIGYDGWRLDFVRGFWGGYVKDYLDASEPYFAVGEYWDSLSYTYGEMDHNQDAHRQRIVDWINATNGTAGAFDVTTKGILHSALDRCEYWRLSDEKGKPPGVVGWWPSRAVTFIENHDTGSTQGHWRFPGGKEMQGYAYLLTHPGTPSVFYDHIFSHYKSEIAALISLRKRNKVNCRSVVSIVNFSKKFERKIKEIDYLNFIFLTLSPSSGCFFFLFHIYWIDNNNSNSKGKDLKTEYILFPFSV; this is translated from the exons ATGTCGTCGATTGCCCTCGATCCCCTCCTTTATCACTGTGCTAAAGCCAAACACAGGTTTCATCATCGTCCTAGATTCAATATGCTCAAGCCTTGTTCCTTTACTTACTGTCCCAATAAGCTTCTTTGTCATGGCCGAAAGACCTTTGTCCATTACAATTCTTATAGACTTCCTACTTTTAAAGCTACCACTACTAATGCGCCTACATTCCAATCTACCGATGTCTTGTTCAAGGAGACCTTTCCTCTCAAGCGCAACGAGAAG TTGGAGGGAAGGATCTCTGTCAAACTAGCCCAGGGGAAGGACCACAATAAATGGGAGCTTACTGTAGGATGTAACCTTGCTGGGAAATGGATTCTTCATTGGGGGGTGTCCTTAATCGACGATAGTGGCAG CGAATGGGATCAACCTCCTAAAGAAATGATACCACCAGGTTCAATAACCATCAAA GATTATGCTATTGAGACACCATTGAAGAAATCATCCTCATCCTCTTCGGGAGATGTCGTTCATGAAGTGAAGATAGACCTTGCTCCCGACAAAACAATTGCAgctataaattttgttttgaag GATGAAGAAACTGGAATTTGGTATCAGCACAAAGGGAGAGATTTCAAGGTGCCTCTTTTAGACTACTGTGGTGAGGATGGCAATATAGTTGGAGCTAAAAAGGGCTTGGGTTTATGGCCTGGTAGGAGTG GGGCTTTGGGTCAGCTATCCAACCTCCTTGTCAAAACAGAAACAAATTCTAAAGATCAAGGAAGCAGTAGTGAATCTGGGGATACGAAGGAGGATAAGAAGTCTTTGGAAGGATTCTATGAAGAGCTGCCTATTGTAAAGGAAGTTGCTGTTGATAATTCCATCAGTGTTTCAGTTAAAAAGTGTCCTGAAACAACCAAATATCTTTTGTATCTGGAAAGTGATCTACCTGGAGATGTTGTTGTTCACTGGGGAGCATGCAGAGATGATACTAGGAAATGGGAGATTCCAGCTGCTCCTCACCCTCCAGAAACAACAGTATTCAAGAACAAGGCCCTGCGTACGCTACTGCAG CCAAAAGAAGGGGGGAAGGGATGTTCTGGTGTTTTTACCATAGAAGAAGATTTTGGAGGATTTCTTTTTGTTCTCAAGCAGAATGAGAACTCTTGGTTAAACTATAAGGGAGATGACTTTTACATTCCCTTATCAAGTTCTGGTAACTTGCCTGATCAACAAAGAAAGAGCAAATTAAAAGACAGCGGAGCATCTAAAAAATCTGGAGAAGAATCTGAGGGAGTTTCTGTTACTGCTTATACTGATGGAATTATCAAGGAAATAAGAAATTTGGTTACTGACATTTCTTCACAAAagactaaaaagaaaaaaaccaaagaAGCACAAGAAAACATTCTTCAGGAAATTGAAAAATTGGCAGCGGAAGCCTACAGTATCTTCAGAAGTTCTGCTCCAACTTTTACAGAAGAAATAATTGAGATGCCTAAACCTGTAGAACCACCTGTGAGAATATCCTCTGGAACAGGTTCGGGTTTTGAAATATTGTGCCAAGGGTTTAATTGGGAATCTCACAAATCTGGAAGATGGTACATGGAACTTAAAGAGAAAGCTGCAGAATTATCCTCCCTTGGTTTTACTGTGCTATGGTTGCCACCTCCAACTGAATCTGTGTCACCGGAGGGGTACATGCCGAAGGACCTGTATAATTTAAATTCCag ATATGGTAACATTGATGAGCTGAAGGATGTTGTGAAGACGTTCCATGATGTCGGGATAAAGGTTCTTGGTGATGCTGTCCTAAATCATCGTTGTGCacattttaaaaatcaaaatggtaTTTGGAATATATTTGGTGGTCGCTTAAATTGGGATGATCGTGCAGTTGTTTCAGATGATCCACATTTTCAG GGTAGGGGCAACAAAAGTAGCGGAGATAACTTCCATGCTGCGCCTAACATTGATCATTCACAAGATTTTGTGAGAAATGATATTAAAGAATGGTTATGCTGGTTAAG AAAGGAAATTGGGTATGATGGATGGAGGCTTGATTTTGTCAGAGGATTCTGGGGTGGTTATGTGAAGGATTACTTGGATGCAAGTGAACCTTACTTTGCTGTTGGTGAATACTGGGATTCCCTGAGCTATACGTATGGTGAGATGGATCATAATCAAGATGCTCACAGGCAGAGGATCGTTGATTGGATAAATGCTACTAATGGAACTGCTGGAGCATTTGATGTTACTACCAAAGGGATCCTTCATTCT GCACTTGATAGATGTGAATATTGGCGATTATCAGATGAGAAAGGAAAGCCTCCCGGAGTCGTTGGATGGTGGCCCTCTCGTGCTGTTACCTTTATAGAGAATCATGACACTGGATCTACTCAG GGTCATTGGAGATTTCCTGGTGGGAAGGAAATGCAAGGATATGCTTACCTCCTGACTCATCCTGGGACACCATCAGTATTCTATGACCACATTTTCTCCCACTACAAATCTGAAATTGCAGCACTTATTTCTCTCAGAAAACGAAATAAAGTTAACTGCCGGAGTGTAGTAAGTATAGTGAACTTCTctaaaaaatttgaaagaaaaattaaagaaattgacTACTTGAACTTTATTTTCCTAACCCTTTCACCTTCTTCgggatgttttttttttctttttcacatttattggatagataataataatagtaatagtaaaGGAAAGGACCTGAAAACAGaatatattctttttcctttttctgtaTGA
- the LOC103489088 gene encoding alpha-amylase 3, chloroplastic isoform X2 has translation MSSIALDPLLYHCAKAKHRFHHRPRFNMLKPCSFTYCPNKLLCHGRKTFVHYNSYRLPTFKATTTNAPTFQSTDVLFKETFPLKRNEKLEGRISVKLAQGKDHNKWELTVGCNLAGKWILHWGVSLIDDSGSEWDQPPKEMIPPGSITIKDYAIETPLKKSSSSSSGDVVHEVKIDLAPDKTIAAINFVLKDEETGIWYQHKGRDFKVPLLDYCGEDGNIVGAKKGLGLWPGALGQLSNLLVKTETNSKDQGSSSESGDTKEDKKSLEGFYEELPIVKEVAVDNSISVSVKKCPETTKYLLYLESDLPGDVVVHWGACRDDTRKWEIPAAPHPPETTVFKNKALRTLLQPKEGGKGCSGVFTIEEDFGGFLFVLKQNENSWLNYKGDDFYIPLSSSGNLPDQQRKSKLKDSGASKKSGEESEGVSVTAYTDGIIKEIRNLVTDISSQKTKKKKTKEAQENILQEIEKLAAEAYSIFRSSAPTFTEEIIEMPKPVEPPVRISSGTGSGFEILCQGFNWESHKSGRWYMELKEKAAELSSLGFTVLWLPPPTESVSPEGYMPKDLYNLNSRYGNIDELKDVVKTFHDVGIKVLGDAVLNHRCAHFKNQNGIWNIFGGRLNWDDRAVVSDDPHFQGRGNKSSGDNFHAAPNIDHSQDFVRNDIKEWLCWLRKEIGYDGWRLDFVRGFWGGYVKDYLDASEPYFAVGEYWDSLSYTYGEMDHNQDAHRQRIVDWINATNGTAGAFDVTTKGILHSALDRCEYWRLSDEKGKPPGVVGWWPSRAVTFIENHDTGSTQGHWRFPGGKEMQGYAYLLTHPGTPSVFYDHIFSHYKSEIAALISLRKRNKVNCRSVVSIVNFSKKFERKIKEIDYLNFIFLTLSPSSGCFFFLFHIYWIDNNNSNSKGKDLKTEYILFPFSV, from the exons ATGTCGTCGATTGCCCTCGATCCCCTCCTTTATCACTGTGCTAAAGCCAAACACAGGTTTCATCATCGTCCTAGATTCAATATGCTCAAGCCTTGTTCCTTTACTTACTGTCCCAATAAGCTTCTTTGTCATGGCCGAAAGACCTTTGTCCATTACAATTCTTATAGACTTCCTACTTTTAAAGCTACCACTACTAATGCGCCTACATTCCAATCTACCGATGTCTTGTTCAAGGAGACCTTTCCTCTCAAGCGCAACGAGAAG TTGGAGGGAAGGATCTCTGTCAAACTAGCCCAGGGGAAGGACCACAATAAATGGGAGCTTACTGTAGGATGTAACCTTGCTGGGAAATGGATTCTTCATTGGGGGGTGTCCTTAATCGACGATAGTGGCAG CGAATGGGATCAACCTCCTAAAGAAATGATACCACCAGGTTCAATAACCATCAAA GATTATGCTATTGAGACACCATTGAAGAAATCATCCTCATCCTCTTCGGGAGATGTCGTTCATGAAGTGAAGATAGACCTTGCTCCCGACAAAACAATTGCAgctataaattttgttttgaag GATGAAGAAACTGGAATTTGGTATCAGCACAAAGGGAGAGATTTCAAGGTGCCTCTTTTAGACTACTGTGGTGAGGATGGCAATATAGTTGGAGCTAAAAAGGGCTTGGGTTTATGGCCTG GGGCTTTGGGTCAGCTATCCAACCTCCTTGTCAAAACAGAAACAAATTCTAAAGATCAAGGAAGCAGTAGTGAATCTGGGGATACGAAGGAGGATAAGAAGTCTTTGGAAGGATTCTATGAAGAGCTGCCTATTGTAAAGGAAGTTGCTGTTGATAATTCCATCAGTGTTTCAGTTAAAAAGTGTCCTGAAACAACCAAATATCTTTTGTATCTGGAAAGTGATCTACCTGGAGATGTTGTTGTTCACTGGGGAGCATGCAGAGATGATACTAGGAAATGGGAGATTCCAGCTGCTCCTCACCCTCCAGAAACAACAGTATTCAAGAACAAGGCCCTGCGTACGCTACTGCAG CCAAAAGAAGGGGGGAAGGGATGTTCTGGTGTTTTTACCATAGAAGAAGATTTTGGAGGATTTCTTTTTGTTCTCAAGCAGAATGAGAACTCTTGGTTAAACTATAAGGGAGATGACTTTTACATTCCCTTATCAAGTTCTGGTAACTTGCCTGATCAACAAAGAAAGAGCAAATTAAAAGACAGCGGAGCATCTAAAAAATCTGGAGAAGAATCTGAGGGAGTTTCTGTTACTGCTTATACTGATGGAATTATCAAGGAAATAAGAAATTTGGTTACTGACATTTCTTCACAAAagactaaaaagaaaaaaaccaaagaAGCACAAGAAAACATTCTTCAGGAAATTGAAAAATTGGCAGCGGAAGCCTACAGTATCTTCAGAAGTTCTGCTCCAACTTTTACAGAAGAAATAATTGAGATGCCTAAACCTGTAGAACCACCTGTGAGAATATCCTCTGGAACAGGTTCGGGTTTTGAAATATTGTGCCAAGGGTTTAATTGGGAATCTCACAAATCTGGAAGATGGTACATGGAACTTAAAGAGAAAGCTGCAGAATTATCCTCCCTTGGTTTTACTGTGCTATGGTTGCCACCTCCAACTGAATCTGTGTCACCGGAGGGGTACATGCCGAAGGACCTGTATAATTTAAATTCCag ATATGGTAACATTGATGAGCTGAAGGATGTTGTGAAGACGTTCCATGATGTCGGGATAAAGGTTCTTGGTGATGCTGTCCTAAATCATCGTTGTGCacattttaaaaatcaaaatggtaTTTGGAATATATTTGGTGGTCGCTTAAATTGGGATGATCGTGCAGTTGTTTCAGATGATCCACATTTTCAG GGTAGGGGCAACAAAAGTAGCGGAGATAACTTCCATGCTGCGCCTAACATTGATCATTCACAAGATTTTGTGAGAAATGATATTAAAGAATGGTTATGCTGGTTAAG AAAGGAAATTGGGTATGATGGATGGAGGCTTGATTTTGTCAGAGGATTCTGGGGTGGTTATGTGAAGGATTACTTGGATGCAAGTGAACCTTACTTTGCTGTTGGTGAATACTGGGATTCCCTGAGCTATACGTATGGTGAGATGGATCATAATCAAGATGCTCACAGGCAGAGGATCGTTGATTGGATAAATGCTACTAATGGAACTGCTGGAGCATTTGATGTTACTACCAAAGGGATCCTTCATTCT GCACTTGATAGATGTGAATATTGGCGATTATCAGATGAGAAAGGAAAGCCTCCCGGAGTCGTTGGATGGTGGCCCTCTCGTGCTGTTACCTTTATAGAGAATCATGACACTGGATCTACTCAG GGTCATTGGAGATTTCCTGGTGGGAAGGAAATGCAAGGATATGCTTACCTCCTGACTCATCCTGGGACACCATCAGTATTCTATGACCACATTTTCTCCCACTACAAATCTGAAATTGCAGCACTTATTTCTCTCAGAAAACGAAATAAAGTTAACTGCCGGAGTGTAGTAAGTATAGTGAACTTCTctaaaaaatttgaaagaaaaattaaagaaattgacTACTTGAACTTTATTTTCCTAACCCTTTCACCTTCTTCgggatgttttttttttctttttcacatttattggatagataataataatagtaatagtaaaGGAAAGGACCTGAAAACAGaatatattctttttcctttttctgtaTGA
- the LOC103489088 gene encoding alpha-amylase 3, chloroplastic isoform X3: MSSIALDPLLYHCAKAKHRFHHRPRFNMLKPCSFTYCPNKLLCHGRKTFVHYNSYRLPTFKATTTNAPTFQSTDVLFKETFPLKRNEKLEGRISVKLAQGKDHNKWELTVGCNLAGKWILHWGVSLIDDSGSEWDQPPKEMIPPGSITIKDYAIETPLKKSSSSSSGDVVHEVKIDLAPDKTIAAINFVLKDEETGIWYQHKGRDFKVPLLDYCGEDGNIVGAKKGLGLWPGRSGALGQLSNLLVKTETNSKDQGSSSESGDTKEDKKSLEGFYEELPIVKEVAVDNSISVSVKKCPETTKYLLYLESDLPGDVVVHWGACRDDTRKWEIPAAPHPPETTVFKNKALRTLLQPKEGGKGCSGVFTIEEDFGGFLFVLKQNENSWLNYKGDDFYIPLSSSGNLPDQQRKSKLKDSGASKKSGEESEGVSVTAYTDGIIKEIRNLVTDISSQKTKKKKTKEAQENILQEIEKLAAEAYSIFRSSAPTFTEEIIEMPKPVEPPVRISSGTGSGFEILCQGFNWESHKSGRWYMELKEKAAELSSLGFTVLWLPPPTESVSPEGYMPKDLYNLNSRYGNIDELKDVVKTFHDVGIKVLGDAVLNHRCAHFKNQNGIWNIFGGRLNWDDRAVVSDDPHFQGRGNKSSGDNFHAAPNIDHSQDFVRNDIKEWLCWLRKEIGYDGWRLDFVRGFWGGYVKDYLDASEPYFAVGEYWDSLSYTYGEMDHNQDAHRQRIVDWINATNGTAGAFDVTTKGILHSALDRCEYWRLSDEKGKPPGVVGWWPSRAVTFIENHDTGSTQGHWRFPGGKEMQGYAYLLTHPGTPSVFYDHIFSHYKSEIAALISLRKRNKVNCRSVVKIVKAERDVYAATIDETVAVKIGPGNFEPPSGSSGWSLVIEGKDYKVWEVSK; the protein is encoded by the exons ATGTCGTCGATTGCCCTCGATCCCCTCCTTTATCACTGTGCTAAAGCCAAACACAGGTTTCATCATCGTCCTAGATTCAATATGCTCAAGCCTTGTTCCTTTACTTACTGTCCCAATAAGCTTCTTTGTCATGGCCGAAAGACCTTTGTCCATTACAATTCTTATAGACTTCCTACTTTTAAAGCTACCACTACTAATGCGCCTACATTCCAATCTACCGATGTCTTGTTCAAGGAGACCTTTCCTCTCAAGCGCAACGAGAAG TTGGAGGGAAGGATCTCTGTCAAACTAGCCCAGGGGAAGGACCACAATAAATGGGAGCTTACTGTAGGATGTAACCTTGCTGGGAAATGGATTCTTCATTGGGGGGTGTCCTTAATCGACGATAGTGGCAG CGAATGGGATCAACCTCCTAAAGAAATGATACCACCAGGTTCAATAACCATCAAA GATTATGCTATTGAGACACCATTGAAGAAATCATCCTCATCCTCTTCGGGAGATGTCGTTCATGAAGTGAAGATAGACCTTGCTCCCGACAAAACAATTGCAgctataaattttgttttgaag GATGAAGAAACTGGAATTTGGTATCAGCACAAAGGGAGAGATTTCAAGGTGCCTCTTTTAGACTACTGTGGTGAGGATGGCAATATAGTTGGAGCTAAAAAGGGCTTGGGTTTATGGCCTGGTAGGAGTG GGGCTTTGGGTCAGCTATCCAACCTCCTTGTCAAAACAGAAACAAATTCTAAAGATCAAGGAAGCAGTAGTGAATCTGGGGATACGAAGGAGGATAAGAAGTCTTTGGAAGGATTCTATGAAGAGCTGCCTATTGTAAAGGAAGTTGCTGTTGATAATTCCATCAGTGTTTCAGTTAAAAAGTGTCCTGAAACAACCAAATATCTTTTGTATCTGGAAAGTGATCTACCTGGAGATGTTGTTGTTCACTGGGGAGCATGCAGAGATGATACTAGGAAATGGGAGATTCCAGCTGCTCCTCACCCTCCAGAAACAACAGTATTCAAGAACAAGGCCCTGCGTACGCTACTGCAG CCAAAAGAAGGGGGGAAGGGATGTTCTGGTGTTTTTACCATAGAAGAAGATTTTGGAGGATTTCTTTTTGTTCTCAAGCAGAATGAGAACTCTTGGTTAAACTATAAGGGAGATGACTTTTACATTCCCTTATCAAGTTCTGGTAACTTGCCTGATCAACAAAGAAAGAGCAAATTAAAAGACAGCGGAGCATCTAAAAAATCTGGAGAAGAATCTGAGGGAGTTTCTGTTACTGCTTATACTGATGGAATTATCAAGGAAATAAGAAATTTGGTTACTGACATTTCTTCACAAAagactaaaaagaaaaaaaccaaagaAGCACAAGAAAACATTCTTCAGGAAATTGAAAAATTGGCAGCGGAAGCCTACAGTATCTTCAGAAGTTCTGCTCCAACTTTTACAGAAGAAATAATTGAGATGCCTAAACCTGTAGAACCACCTGTGAGAATATCCTCTGGAACAGGTTCGGGTTTTGAAATATTGTGCCAAGGGTTTAATTGGGAATCTCACAAATCTGGAAGATGGTACATGGAACTTAAAGAGAAAGCTGCAGAATTATCCTCCCTTGGTTTTACTGTGCTATGGTTGCCACCTCCAACTGAATCTGTGTCACCGGAGGGGTACATGCCGAAGGACCTGTATAATTTAAATTCCag ATATGGTAACATTGATGAGCTGAAGGATGTTGTGAAGACGTTCCATGATGTCGGGATAAAGGTTCTTGGTGATGCTGTCCTAAATCATCGTTGTGCacattttaaaaatcaaaatggtaTTTGGAATATATTTGGTGGTCGCTTAAATTGGGATGATCGTGCAGTTGTTTCAGATGATCCACATTTTCAG GGTAGGGGCAACAAAAGTAGCGGAGATAACTTCCATGCTGCGCCTAACATTGATCATTCACAAGATTTTGTGAGAAATGATATTAAAGAATGGTTATGCTGGTTAAG AAAGGAAATTGGGTATGATGGATGGAGGCTTGATTTTGTCAGAGGATTCTGGGGTGGTTATGTGAAGGATTACTTGGATGCAAGTGAACCTTACTTTGCTGTTGGTGAATACTGGGATTCCCTGAGCTATACGTATGGTGAGATGGATCATAATCAAGATGCTCACAGGCAGAGGATCGTTGATTGGATAAATGCTACTAATGGAACTGCTGGAGCATTTGATGTTACTACCAAAGGGATCCTTCATTCT GCACTTGATAGATGTGAATATTGGCGATTATCAGATGAGAAAGGAAAGCCTCCCGGAGTCGTTGGATGGTGGCCCTCTCGTGCTGTTACCTTTATAGAGAATCATGACACTGGATCTACTCAG GGTCATTGGAGATTTCCTGGTGGGAAGGAAATGCAAGGATATGCTTACCTCCTGACTCATCCTGGGACACCATCAGTATTCTATGACCACATTTTCTCCCACTACAAATCTGAAATTGCAGCACTTATTTCTCTCAGAAAACGAAATAAAGTTAACTGCCGGAGTGTA GTTAAAATTGTGAAGGCAGAAAGGGATGTCTACGCAGCCACCATTGATGAAACAGTTGCGGTAAAGATTGGACCAGGCAATTTTGAACCGCCTAGCGGATCCAGTGGATGGTCATTGGTTATCGAGGGAAAAGACTACAAGGTTTGGGAAGTATCCAAGTAA
- the LOC103489088 gene encoding alpha-amylase 3, chloroplastic isoform X4, translated as MSSIALDPLLYHCAKAKHRFHHRPRFNMLKPCSFTYCPNKLLCHGRKTFVHYNSYRLPTFKATTTNAPTFQSTDVLFKETFPLKRNEKLEGRISVKLAQGKDHNKWELTVGCNLAGKWILHWGVSLIDDSGSEWDQPPKEMIPPGSITIKDYAIETPLKKSSSSSSGDVVHEVKIDLAPDKTIAAINFVLKDEETGIWYQHKGRDFKVPLLDYCGEDGNIVGAKKGLGLWPGALGQLSNLLVKTETNSKDQGSSSESGDTKEDKKSLEGFYEELPIVKEVAVDNSISVSVKKCPETTKYLLYLESDLPGDVVVHWGACRDDTRKWEIPAAPHPPETTVFKNKALRTLLQPKEGGKGCSGVFTIEEDFGGFLFVLKQNENSWLNYKGDDFYIPLSSSGNLPDQQRKSKLKDSGASKKSGEESEGVSVTAYTDGIIKEIRNLVTDISSQKTKKKKTKEAQENILQEIEKLAAEAYSIFRSSAPTFTEEIIEMPKPVEPPVRISSGTGSGFEILCQGFNWESHKSGRWYMELKEKAAELSSLGFTVLWLPPPTESVSPEGYMPKDLYNLNSRYGNIDELKDVVKTFHDVGIKVLGDAVLNHRCAHFKNQNGIWNIFGGRLNWDDRAVVSDDPHFQGRGNKSSGDNFHAAPNIDHSQDFVRNDIKEWLCWLRKEIGYDGWRLDFVRGFWGGYVKDYLDASEPYFAVGEYWDSLSYTYGEMDHNQDAHRQRIVDWINATNGTAGAFDVTTKGILHSALDRCEYWRLSDEKGKPPGVVGWWPSRAVTFIENHDTGSTQGHWRFPGGKEMQGYAYLLTHPGTPSVFYDHIFSHYKSEIAALISLRKRNKVNCRSVVKIVKAERDVYAATIDETVAVKIGPGNFEPPSGSSGWSLVIEGKDYKVWEVSK; from the exons ATGTCGTCGATTGCCCTCGATCCCCTCCTTTATCACTGTGCTAAAGCCAAACACAGGTTTCATCATCGTCCTAGATTCAATATGCTCAAGCCTTGTTCCTTTACTTACTGTCCCAATAAGCTTCTTTGTCATGGCCGAAAGACCTTTGTCCATTACAATTCTTATAGACTTCCTACTTTTAAAGCTACCACTACTAATGCGCCTACATTCCAATCTACCGATGTCTTGTTCAAGGAGACCTTTCCTCTCAAGCGCAACGAGAAG TTGGAGGGAAGGATCTCTGTCAAACTAGCCCAGGGGAAGGACCACAATAAATGGGAGCTTACTGTAGGATGTAACCTTGCTGGGAAATGGATTCTTCATTGGGGGGTGTCCTTAATCGACGATAGTGGCAG CGAATGGGATCAACCTCCTAAAGAAATGATACCACCAGGTTCAATAACCATCAAA GATTATGCTATTGAGACACCATTGAAGAAATCATCCTCATCCTCTTCGGGAGATGTCGTTCATGAAGTGAAGATAGACCTTGCTCCCGACAAAACAATTGCAgctataaattttgttttgaag GATGAAGAAACTGGAATTTGGTATCAGCACAAAGGGAGAGATTTCAAGGTGCCTCTTTTAGACTACTGTGGTGAGGATGGCAATATAGTTGGAGCTAAAAAGGGCTTGGGTTTATGGCCTG GGGCTTTGGGTCAGCTATCCAACCTCCTTGTCAAAACAGAAACAAATTCTAAAGATCAAGGAAGCAGTAGTGAATCTGGGGATACGAAGGAGGATAAGAAGTCTTTGGAAGGATTCTATGAAGAGCTGCCTATTGTAAAGGAAGTTGCTGTTGATAATTCCATCAGTGTTTCAGTTAAAAAGTGTCCTGAAACAACCAAATATCTTTTGTATCTGGAAAGTGATCTACCTGGAGATGTTGTTGTTCACTGGGGAGCATGCAGAGATGATACTAGGAAATGGGAGATTCCAGCTGCTCCTCACCCTCCAGAAACAACAGTATTCAAGAACAAGGCCCTGCGTACGCTACTGCAG CCAAAAGAAGGGGGGAAGGGATGTTCTGGTGTTTTTACCATAGAAGAAGATTTTGGAGGATTTCTTTTTGTTCTCAAGCAGAATGAGAACTCTTGGTTAAACTATAAGGGAGATGACTTTTACATTCCCTTATCAAGTTCTGGTAACTTGCCTGATCAACAAAGAAAGAGCAAATTAAAAGACAGCGGAGCATCTAAAAAATCTGGAGAAGAATCTGAGGGAGTTTCTGTTACTGCTTATACTGATGGAATTATCAAGGAAATAAGAAATTTGGTTACTGACATTTCTTCACAAAagactaaaaagaaaaaaaccaaagaAGCACAAGAAAACATTCTTCAGGAAATTGAAAAATTGGCAGCGGAAGCCTACAGTATCTTCAGAAGTTCTGCTCCAACTTTTACAGAAGAAATAATTGAGATGCCTAAACCTGTAGAACCACCTGTGAGAATATCCTCTGGAACAGGTTCGGGTTTTGAAATATTGTGCCAAGGGTTTAATTGGGAATCTCACAAATCTGGAAGATGGTACATGGAACTTAAAGAGAAAGCTGCAGAATTATCCTCCCTTGGTTTTACTGTGCTATGGTTGCCACCTCCAACTGAATCTGTGTCACCGGAGGGGTACATGCCGAAGGACCTGTATAATTTAAATTCCag ATATGGTAACATTGATGAGCTGAAGGATGTTGTGAAGACGTTCCATGATGTCGGGATAAAGGTTCTTGGTGATGCTGTCCTAAATCATCGTTGTGCacattttaaaaatcaaaatggtaTTTGGAATATATTTGGTGGTCGCTTAAATTGGGATGATCGTGCAGTTGTTTCAGATGATCCACATTTTCAG GGTAGGGGCAACAAAAGTAGCGGAGATAACTTCCATGCTGCGCCTAACATTGATCATTCACAAGATTTTGTGAGAAATGATATTAAAGAATGGTTATGCTGGTTAAG AAAGGAAATTGGGTATGATGGATGGAGGCTTGATTTTGTCAGAGGATTCTGGGGTGGTTATGTGAAGGATTACTTGGATGCAAGTGAACCTTACTTTGCTGTTGGTGAATACTGGGATTCCCTGAGCTATACGTATGGTGAGATGGATCATAATCAAGATGCTCACAGGCAGAGGATCGTTGATTGGATAAATGCTACTAATGGAACTGCTGGAGCATTTGATGTTACTACCAAAGGGATCCTTCATTCT GCACTTGATAGATGTGAATATTGGCGATTATCAGATGAGAAAGGAAAGCCTCCCGGAGTCGTTGGATGGTGGCCCTCTCGTGCTGTTACCTTTATAGAGAATCATGACACTGGATCTACTCAG GGTCATTGGAGATTTCCTGGTGGGAAGGAAATGCAAGGATATGCTTACCTCCTGACTCATCCTGGGACACCATCAGTATTCTATGACCACATTTTCTCCCACTACAAATCTGAAATTGCAGCACTTATTTCTCTCAGAAAACGAAATAAAGTTAACTGCCGGAGTGTA GTTAAAATTGTGAAGGCAGAAAGGGATGTCTACGCAGCCACCATTGATGAAACAGTTGCGGTAAAGATTGGACCAGGCAATTTTGAACCGCCTAGCGGATCCAGTGGATGGTCATTGGTTATCGAGGGAAAAGACTACAAGGTTTGGGAAGTATCCAAGTAA